From a region of the Paenibacillus sp. FSL R10-2734 genome:
- a CDS encoding sensor histidine kinase — MCLFVLTRLPRFKEIFQKGTYAPQELAIATTIFSLFAIFGTYSGINVEGSLVNVRIIAIVSGGILFGPWVGLITGIISGVHRFLIDIGGVTSLPCLITSITAGIVSGIIYRRTSGERRWMAGILAGMACEALTMLLILVMAEPSSLGVDIVSKIAFPMIMSQISVGLIVMLVQSVEGEKERIAAKQSKLALDIANKTLPYFRNINPESLRTICQIIKEDIGADAVAISDTRLILAYVGVGEEDYTTTNEIISEETKVTLSSGEITIRNDDSDYVNPEIKSLIIIPLKEKGEVTGALKIYYTRAHKITYSLQAMAVGLSQMISTLMEVSRVEGIKEMANKAELKALQTSINPHFLFNALNAIASSIRINPDKARELIVNLSGYMRYNLELTDEFIDIKRELQQVQQYVEIEKARFGSRLNVLYDIDEVEVRIPSLIIQPLVENAIIHGILKVRGTGTVTISVKDRGGTIRVGIRDTGAGISEETIEKVYTGDMPENKIGLFNVHQRVKLIYGKGLTIQRLDKGTDIFFDVKKEGL; from the coding sequence ATGTGTCTGTTTGTGCTGACTCGTCTGCCGCGGTTTAAAGAGATTTTTCAAAAAGGAACCTACGCCCCGCAGGAGCTTGCCATAGCGACGACGATCTTCAGTTTATTCGCCATCTTTGGTACCTATAGTGGGATTAATGTGGAAGGCTCGCTTGTGAACGTGCGAATTATCGCCATCGTGTCCGGCGGGATTCTGTTCGGGCCGTGGGTAGGACTCATAACAGGTATCATCTCAGGGGTTCACCGTTTTCTGATTGATATCGGAGGGGTAACCTCTCTTCCTTGTCTGATTACGAGTATCACCGCAGGGATTGTGTCAGGCATAATATACCGCCGCACTTCTGGTGAACGTCGCTGGATGGCTGGTATTCTGGCCGGGATGGCCTGTGAAGCACTGACGATGCTGCTCATTCTGGTGATGGCTGAGCCGTCGTCGCTGGGTGTGGATATCGTGTCCAAAATTGCTTTTCCAATGATTATGAGCCAGATTAGTGTCGGTCTGATTGTCATGCTAGTGCAGAGTGTGGAAGGTGAAAAGGAACGGATTGCGGCGAAGCAGTCCAAGCTGGCACTGGATATTGCCAATAAGACCTTGCCTTATTTTCGCAATATTAATCCCGAGTCGCTGCGCACCATCTGCCAAATTATCAAAGAAGATATCGGTGCAGACGCTGTAGCTATTTCGGATACAAGACTCATTCTCGCTTACGTTGGTGTTGGAGAAGAGGATTATACTACGACCAATGAAATTATAAGTGAAGAAACGAAAGTGACGTTGTCCAGTGGTGAAATTACGATCCGTAACGACGATAGTGATTATGTGAATCCGGAGATTAAATCGCTGATTATTATTCCATTGAAGGAAAAAGGTGAAGTGACGGGAGCGCTCAAAATCTATTACACCAGAGCCCACAAGATTACTTATTCTCTCCAAGCTATGGCCGTAGGGCTGTCGCAAATGATCTCTACGCTAATGGAAGTGTCGCGAGTGGAAGGCATTAAGGAAATGGCGAACAAAGCGGAGCTGAAGGCGCTGCAGACTAGCATTAACCCACACTTTCTGTTTAATGCGCTGAACGCGATTGCGTCCTCGATTCGGATTAACCCGGATAAGGCGCGTGAGCTGATTGTGAATTTGTCCGGTTATATGAGATACAATCTGGAGCTTACGGATGAATTTATCGACATCAAGCGAGAGCTGCAGCAGGTTCAGCAATATGTAGAGATTGAAAAAGCGCGATTCGGAAGCCGTCTTAACGTGCTTTACGATATTGATGAGGTAGAGGTTCGGATTCCGAGTCTGATCATTCAGCCACTTGTAGAAAATGCGATTATACATGGCATACTTAAGGTAAGAGGGACAGGGACGGTAACGATTTCTGTAAAAGATCGAGGGGGAACCATACGTGTTGGCATTCGGGATACCGGAGCTGGCATCAGTGAGGAAACGATAGAGAAGGTCTATACAGGTGATATGCCGGAGAATAAAATCGGACTTTTTAATGTACACCAGCGGGTAAAGCTGATTTATGGGAAGGGACTTACCATTCAGCGATTGGATAAAGGGACGGATATCTTTTTTGATGTCAAAAAGGAGGGGCTATGA